The following proteins come from a genomic window of Lolium rigidum isolate FL_2022 chromosome 5, APGP_CSIRO_Lrig_0.1, whole genome shotgun sequence:
- the LOC124656166 gene encoding protein JINGUBANG-like translates to MRNHKKLLQFIRPDPAVAAAKMSSDEEDDGDVCSSLPSPMSSGSAGTSAAASPSPYMPSPWVNLPGLGAGSALAGTSDTGLLGSLVKADGHVYSLAAAGDLLYTGTDSKNVRVWKDQREFAGFKCGSGLVKAILVAGDGRIYTGHQDGKVRVWRRDAADDPALHKRVGSLPRLGELIRSSVRPSHYVQTGRRKQSSLWLRHFDAVSCLSLDVEAGVIYSGSWDRTFKVWRVGDSRCLESVRAHDDAVNTVAAAGFDALAFTGSADGTVKVWRREAGKHGATRHVMERVLRKADSAVTAIAVAAEARVVYVASSDGAVTHWQWRRGAARESAPRNGGALRGHRMAVLSLAVAGRVVVSGSADRTVCVWRRDEGAEHSRLAVLTGHTGPVKCVAMDEEETLDADGHRRWVVYSGSLDGSVKVWRVSDAPDAVATMGRTPAHVWKGSPSPLGAWNTPRRAPELS, encoded by the coding sequence ATGAGGAATCACAAGAAGTTGCTGCAGTTCATACGGCCAGACCCGGCGGTGGCCGCGGCCAAGATGTCATCggacgaggaagacgacggcgacgTGTGCTCGTCTCTCCCATCGCCGATGTCCAGCGGGAGCGCGGGCACGTCGGCAGCGGCCTCCCCGTCGCCGTACATGCCCTCGCCGTGGGTGAACCTCCCAGGTCTAGGCGCCGGTTCCGCGCTGGCTGGAACGAGCGACACAGGTCTGCTCGGGTCGCTGGTGAAGGCGGACGGGCACGTGTACTCGCTCGCCGCGGCGGGAGACCTGCTCTACACCGGCACCGACTCCAAGAACGTGCGGGTGTGGAAGGACCAGCGCGAGTTCGCCGGGTTCAAGTGCGGCAGCGGCCTCGTCAAGGCCATCTTGGTCGCCGGGGACGGCAGGATCTACACCGGCCACCAGGACGGCAAGGTCCGCGTCTGGCGCCGGGACGCCGCCGACGACCCGGCTTTGCATAAGCGCGTCGGCTCGCTCCCGCGGCTCGGGGAGCTCATCCGGAGCTCCGTCCGCCCGTCGCACTACGTGCAGACGGGCCGGCGGAAACAGAGCTCGCTCTGGCTCCGGCACTTCGACGCCGTGTCGTGCCTCAGCTTAGATGTGGAGGCCGGGGTGATCTACTCGGGGTCCTGGGACCGGACCTTCAAGGTGTGGCGCGTGGGCGACTCGCGGTGCCTCGAGTCCGTGCGCGCCCACGACGACGCCGTGAACACGGTCGCCGCGGCCGGGTTCGACGCGCTGGCGTTCACGGGGTCGGCCGACGGCACGGTGAAGGTGTGGCGGCGGGAGGCCGGGAAGCACGGCGCGACCAGGCACGTCATGGAGCGGGTGCTGCGCAAGGCTGACAGCGCCGTGACCGCCATCGCGGTCGCCGCGGAGGCGCGGGTCGTGTACGTGGCCTCGTCGGACGGGGCCGTGACGCACTGGCAGTGGCGACGGGGAGCCGCGCGGGAGAGCGCGCCGAGGAACGGTGGCGCGCTGCGCGGGCACAGGATGGCCGTGCTGTCGCTCGCCGTGGCCGGGCGCGTGGTGGTGAGCGGCTCCGCCGACCGGACGGTCTGCGTGTGGCGCCGCGACGAGGGCGCGGAGCACTCCCGCCTGGCCGTGCTCACCGGCCACACGGGCCCGGTGAAGTGCGTGGCCATGGACGAGGAAGAGACCCTCGACGCGGACGGGCACCGGCGGTGGGTTGTGTACAGCGGCAGCCTCGACGGGTCCGTCAAGGTGTGGCGCGTGTCCGACGCGCCGGACGCGGTGGCGACGATGGGGCGGACGCCTGCGCACGTGTGGAagggctcgccgtcgccgctggGCGCGTGGAACACGCCGCGCCGGGCGCCGGAGCTGAGCTGA